One genomic region from Nostoc sphaeroides encodes:
- a CDS encoding type II toxin-antitoxin system HicB family antitoxin, with the protein MKLKVVLEPSDEGGYTVHVPSLPGCISEGETVEEALENIQEAIELYLEPLEDELITQEGVIVRELVL; encoded by the coding sequence ATGAAACTGAAAGTTGTATTAGAACCCAGTGACGAAGGCGGATACACCGTCCATGTTCCCTCCCTTCCTGGCTGTATCAGCGAAGGAGAAACTGTGGAAGAAGCATTAGAGAATATCCAAGAAGCAATAGAACTTTACCTTGAACCATTGGAAGATGAATTGATTACTCAAGAAGGCGTAATTGTCAGGGAATTGGTACTGTGA
- a CDS encoding type II toxin-antitoxin system HicA family toxin: MSKVPNLPYTQIIAALERDGWIVVRQRGSHIRLQKSIPDEALKLTVPAHRPVKRSTLAKILKQARIDLERFLDLL, translated from the coding sequence GTGAGCAAAGTTCCCAATTTACCCTATACTCAGATTATCGCTGCTTTAGAACGGGATGGATGGATAGTTGTACGCCAGCGAGGTAGTCACATTCGATTGCAAAAAAGCATACCGGATGAAGCCTTGAAATTGACTGTTCCAGCTCATCGGCCAGTTAAGCGTTCCACCCTAGCTAAGATTTTAAAGCAGGCTCGTATAGACTTAGAAAGATTTTTAGATTTGTTGTAG